One Candidatus Hydrogenedentota bacterium DNA segment encodes these proteins:
- the tsaE gene encoding tRNA (adenosine(37)-N6)-threonylcarbamoyltransferase complex ATPase subunit type 1 TsaE — protein MSGGGLIVEFSFETGSPEQTEAVGFLLAGLVPQGTLVALHGDLAAGKTCLVRGMARCFDQHAPVHSPTFTLVNQYGSDAPLYHLDLYRLGGPDELADLGYEEVFDSEGLCVVEWAERAEGLLPAQRIDIHLAHAGGDRRTLRFHNRGIALPGDFESRLRALLAE, from the coding sequence ATGTCTGGAGGCGGCCTGATCGTGGAGTTCAGTTTCGAGACGGGATCACCGGAGCAGACGGAAGCGGTGGGTTTCTTGCTGGCGGGCCTGGTGCCTCAGGGGACGTTGGTAGCCCTTCACGGCGATCTGGCGGCGGGGAAGACCTGCCTGGTGCGGGGCATGGCCCGGTGCTTCGATCAGCACGCGCCGGTACATAGTCCCACCTTCACCTTGGTCAATCAATACGGCAGCGACGCGCCCCTGTATCACCTGGATCTTTATCGCCTGGGTGGTCCGGACGAACTGGCGGATTTGGGCTATGAAGAAGTCTTCGACTCCGAGGGCCTTTGCGTGGTCGAGTGGGCGGAGCGGGCCGAGGGCCTGCTTCCGGCGCAGCGCATCGATATCCACCTGGCCCACGCCGGGGGTGATCGGCGCACATTGCGATTCCACAACCGGGGCATTGCGCTGCCGGGGGATTTCGAATCCCGGCTGCGGGCGTTGCTCGCCGAGTAG
- a CDS encoding leucine--tRNA ligase: MSDGNYSFQEIERKWQQFWLENKTFKTVLDTSKPKYYCLDMFPYPSGDGLHVGHPEGYTATDIVSRYKRMRGFNVLHPMGWDAFGLPAERHAVRTGEHPAIITNKNCDNFRSQIQALGLSYDWDREINTTDPNYYKWTQWIFKVLYDRGLAYEVEAPVNWCPALATVLANEEVKDGKYVETGDPVEKRAMRQWMLKITEYAERLLQDLDDLDWPEGIKAMQREWIGKSTGADVDFMIVGTGDVFTVFTTRPDTLFGATYCVLAPDHPLVKVITKDAQRAEVEAYVTATGKKSAQDRMRDDKEKTGVFTGALAINPVNGKDVPIWISDYVLSEYGYGAIMAVPAHDTRDYEFAKTFGLPIVEVIAGGDITKEAFTGNGTLVNSSFIDGMDVPTAKQTMIEWLDEQGIGKGTVNYKLRDWLFSRQRYWGEPFPLIRTADGTMKTIPMTDLPLTLPELDEYKPTADGEPPLARATEWVNTTDAETGQPATRETNTMPQWAGSCWYFLRYCDPTNSEAAWSKEAEEYWMPVDLYIGGAEHAVLHLLYSRFWHKVLYDAGYVHTKEPFQKLFNQGMILAYSYKDEQGKYYYPHQVEKQGEGYVVKEKGVSVHTQIEKMSKSRYNVVNPDDVVKAYGADSMRLYEMFMGPLDRDKPWTDEGVQGVHRFLKRAWSLFIDQESGALHGRIVESGGDAAITKEVHKTIKAVTHDIEGLLFNTAIARMMEFVNAALKAPAVDKAVMEQFILVLAPFAPHMAEEIWQRLGHSDTLAYAGWPKWDESLLVENTIELPIQINGKSRGTVTVAIDADKDTILAAAKAEPKIQSALEGMTVVKEIYVPGKIVNLVVK; the protein is encoded by the coding sequence ATGTCTGACGGCAATTACAGTTTCCAGGAAATTGAGAGGAAGTGGCAGCAGTTCTGGCTTGAAAACAAGACCTTCAAGACCGTGCTGGACACTTCCAAGCCCAAGTATTACTGCCTGGACATGTTCCCCTATCCCAGTGGCGACGGGCTTCACGTGGGTCATCCCGAGGGCTACACGGCAACGGATATCGTCTCGCGCTACAAGCGGATGCGGGGCTTCAATGTGCTCCATCCCATGGGCTGGGATGCCTTCGGCCTGCCCGCCGAGCGCCATGCCGTGCGCACGGGCGAACACCCCGCCATCATCACGAACAAGAACTGCGACAACTTCCGGAGCCAAATCCAGGCCCTGGGCCTTTCCTACGACTGGGACCGGGAGATCAACACCACGGATCCGAATTACTACAAGTGGACTCAGTGGATCTTCAAGGTGCTCTACGATCGCGGTCTGGCCTATGAGGTCGAAGCGCCGGTGAACTGGTGCCCCGCGTTGGCCACCGTTCTCGCGAATGAAGAAGTAAAAGACGGCAAGTACGTCGAGACCGGCGACCCGGTCGAGAAGCGCGCCATGCGCCAGTGGATGCTCAAGATTACCGAGTACGCCGAACGACTCCTTCAGGACCTGGACGATCTCGACTGGCCCGAGGGCATCAAGGCCATGCAGCGCGAGTGGATCGGCAAGAGCACCGGCGCGGATGTGGATTTCATGATCGTGGGCACGGGCGATGTGTTCACCGTCTTCACGACGCGCCCGGATACCCTCTTTGGCGCGACCTATTGCGTGCTCGCGCCGGATCATCCCCTGGTGAAGGTCATCACCAAAGACGCCCAGCGCGCCGAGGTGGAGGCCTACGTCACCGCGACGGGCAAGAAGAGCGCCCAGGACCGCATGCGCGACGACAAAGAAAAGACGGGCGTCTTCACGGGCGCCCTCGCGATTAATCCGGTCAACGGGAAAGACGTGCCTATCTGGATTTCGGATTACGTTCTATCCGAGTACGGCTACGGCGCGATCATGGCCGTGCCCGCCCACGACACGCGGGACTACGAATTCGCCAAGACCTTTGGCCTTCCCATCGTGGAGGTCATCGCGGGTGGCGACATCACGAAAGAAGCCTTCACCGGCAACGGCACCCTGGTCAATTCTTCCTTCATCGACGGCATGGACGTACCCACGGCGAAGCAGACCATGATTGAGTGGCTCGACGAGCAGGGCATCGGCAAGGGCACGGTGAACTACAAGCTCCGCGACTGGCTTTTCTCCCGCCAGCGCTATTGGGGTGAGCCCTTCCCGCTCATTCGCACGGCCGATGGCACGATGAAGACCATCCCCATGACGGATCTGCCCCTCACGCTGCCGGAACTCGACGAATACAAGCCCACCGCCGACGGCGAACCACCTCTGGCCCGCGCGACCGAATGGGTAAACACGACGGACGCGGAAACGGGCCAGCCCGCCACCCGCGAGACCAACACCATGCCCCAGTGGGCCGGTTCCTGCTGGTACTTCCTGCGCTATTGCGACCCGACCAATAGCGAGGCCGCCTGGTCGAAGGAAGCCGAAGAATACTGGATGCCCGTGGACCTTTACATCGGCGGCGCGGAGCACGCCGTGCTGCACCTGCTCTATTCGCGCTTCTGGCACAAGGTGCTCTACGACGCGGGCTACGTCCACACGAAGGAACCTTTCCAGAAGCTTTTCAACCAGGGCATGATCCTCGCCTACTCCTACAAAGACGAACAGGGCAAGTATTACTACCCCCATCAGGTCGAGAAACAGGGCGAAGGCTATGTCGTGAAGGAAAAGGGCGTCAGCGTCCACACCCAGATCGAAAAGATGAGCAAGTCCCGCTACAACGTGGTCAATCCGGACGACGTGGTGAAGGCCTATGGCGCGGACTCCATGCGCCTCTATGAAATGTTCATGGGACCACTTGATCGCGACAAGCCCTGGACCGACGAAGGCGTACAGGGCGTGCACCGTTTCCTCAAGCGCGCCTGGTCACTTTTCATCGATCAGGAAAGTGGCGCGCTCCACGGCCGCATCGTGGAAAGTGGGGGAGACGCCGCCATCACGAAAGAGGTTCACAAGACCATCAAAGCCGTGACCCACGACATCGAAGGGTTGCTTTTTAACACTGCGATTGCGCGCATGATGGAATTCGTCAACGCGGCGCTGAAAGCGCCCGCCGTGGACAAGGCCGTCATGGAGCAATTCATCCTCGTGCTCGCGCCCTTCGCCCCCCACATGGCCGAAGAGATCTGGCAGCGCCTGGGCCACAGCGACACCCTGGCCTATGCCGGCTGGCCGAAGTGGGATGAATCCCTGCTCGTGGAAAACACCATCGAGCTTCCCATCCAGATCAACGGCAAATCCCGTGGCACGGTCACCGTGGCCATCGACGCCGACAAGGACACCATCCTGGCGGCGGCCAAGGCTGAGCCGAAGATCCAGAGCGCCCTGGAGGGGATGACCGTGGTGAAGGAAATTTACGTGCCCGGGAAGATTGTGAATCTGGTGGTGAAGTAA
- a CDS encoding tetratricopeptide repeat protein has translation MRMHASVNAFTLLALLVSASGAVAQQAPPAKGFNELGVMAFGEKRYELALENFGKALELEANNPSIKRNLCAVHQAMANDLAVAGKLPEALARVNLGLEVDPDNVSALAQAGAYRLKQGDLSAATTQLEKAVALDSASKEARFLLGEAYYQQNKLTEAGAQWDEVLKLDPAWPGLQEKMDKLSRENSVEAGFTAYDAGHFQLRYAEALSEATRDGVFRVLEDAYKSVGEKLGGAFPTEPVQVVLYSGEQFAEATQSAAHVGALFDGKIRAPITGKNKRFLTPQVLSTRLTHEYVHVVLAQIGGGHVPWWLNEGLAETFSRQMDQSRERMLRKAYTADHASSLADLEARQLDQLDANELALAYAQAHAATQILWNEGGTKKMADAIRRMKDGSPPQDAIKEAFGMDYAALEEKLKAAYK, from the coding sequence ATGCGAATGCACGCATCAGTAAACGCTTTTACCCTCCTTGCCCTTCTTGTATCGGCGAGCGGCGCCGTTGCGCAGCAGGCGCCCCCGGCCAAGGGCTTCAACGAACTCGGAGTCATGGCCTTCGGAGAAAAACGCTACGAACTGGCCTTGGAAAACTTCGGCAAAGCCCTCGAACTGGAAGCGAACAATCCTTCCATCAAACGAAACCTGTGCGCGGTCCATCAGGCCATGGCCAACGATCTGGCCGTCGCGGGTAAGCTGCCCGAAGCCCTGGCGCGGGTCAATCTGGGGCTTGAGGTGGACCCGGACAACGTCTCCGCCCTCGCCCAGGCCGGAGCGTACCGCCTCAAGCAGGGTGACCTGAGCGCCGCCACCACCCAACTGGAGAAGGCGGTTGCCCTCGACAGCGCGAGCAAGGAAGCGCGCTTTCTCCTGGGTGAAGCCTATTATCAGCAAAATAAGCTTACGGAGGCGGGCGCCCAGTGGGACGAGGTGCTCAAGCTCGATCCCGCCTGGCCGGGGCTCCAGGAAAAGATGGACAAGCTTTCTCGCGAAAACAGCGTTGAAGCCGGTTTCACCGCCTACGACGCGGGCCATTTTCAGCTCCGCTATGCCGAAGCGCTTTCGGAAGCCACGCGCGATGGCGTTTTTCGCGTGCTGGAAGACGCCTACAAGTCTGTAGGCGAGAAGCTGGGGGGCGCCTTTCCGACGGAGCCCGTGCAGGTGGTGCTCTACAGCGGCGAACAGTTTGCGGAAGCCACCCAGTCCGCCGCCCATGTGGGCGCCCTTTTCGATGGCAAGATCCGCGCCCCTATCACCGGAAAAAACAAGCGATTCCTCACGCCCCAGGTGCTTTCGACCCGCCTGACCCACGAATATGTCCATGTCGTCCTCGCCCAGATTGGCGGCGGACACGTACCGTGGTGGTTGAACGAAGGTCTCGCCGAAACGTTTTCGCGCCAGATGGATCAGTCCCGTGAACGCATGCTGCGCAAGGCCTATACCGCCGATCACGCCTCCTCCCTGGCGGATCTTGAGGCCCGCCAACTGGACCAACTCGACGCCAATGAACTGGCCCTCGCCTACGCCCAGGCACACGCCGCCACCCAGATTCTCTGGAATGAAGGGGGCACAAAAAAGATGGCGGACGCAATCCGTCGGATGAAGGATGGTAGCCCGCCCCAGGACGCTATCAAAGAAGCCTTCGGCATGGACTATGCCGCGCTCGAAGAGAAGCTTAAGGCGGCGTACAAGTAG
- the glgA gene encoding glycogen synthase GlgA: MSTGGLADVAAALPKALKQAGHDVRLIMPFYGTLPALPESARRGMCVAHMGTHTAYGALWETVIPETDIPLYLIEHGHYFYRPRPYGDGNHEYHDNAERFCFFSQAALDAIPQTGWKPDLVHCHDWTTAPIPVYLKTSFARNPFWADTPCLYTIHNLAYQGRYGADKMASTGFDPELFHPECLEYHGDLNLMKGAITLADRISTVSPRYAREIQTREYGEGLDGILRNRVGSLTGILNGADYALWDPATDPYLPANYDRGDLSGKALCKAFIQREFGLPEADVPLFGIVSRLAWQKGIDLLVEAIRALPEGAAQVIVLGSGDPWLQHQLKELEAQRPADVRVRLDFNVPIAHQMQAGMDFFLMPSRYEPCGLSQFYSYAYGVIPIVRRSGGLADTVWDLNPLNEQRGVATGLSFVPLTSHSLALRMRQAITLYGDRERFTALRDRGMAQDFSWSRSCSEYVALYRKCLEAA; the protein is encoded by the coding sequence ATGAGCACAGGCGGTTTGGCCGACGTTGCCGCCGCCCTTCCCAAGGCGCTGAAACAGGCGGGCCACGATGTGCGCTTGATCATGCCCTTCTACGGCACCCTGCCGGCCCTTCCGGAGTCCGCGCGCCGGGGAATGTGCGTGGCCCACATGGGCACCCACACGGCCTATGGCGCGCTGTGGGAGACGGTGATTCCGGAAACGGATATTCCCCTCTACCTCATCGAGCATGGTCACTACTTTTATCGCCCCCGGCCCTACGGCGATGGAAATCACGAGTACCACGACAACGCCGAGCGGTTCTGCTTTTTCTCGCAGGCGGCGCTGGATGCAATTCCCCAGACGGGGTGGAAACCTGATCTGGTGCATTGTCACGATTGGACCACGGCGCCGATCCCGGTCTATCTCAAGACCTCATTCGCGCGCAACCCCTTCTGGGCGGATACGCCGTGCCTGTACACCATCCACAATCTGGCCTATCAGGGGCGCTACGGCGCGGACAAGATGGCCAGCACCGGATTTGATCCGGAGCTCTTTCATCCCGAGTGCCTGGAGTACCACGGCGACCTGAACTTGATGAAAGGCGCCATAACGTTGGCGGATCGCATCTCCACCGTCAGCCCGCGCTATGCCCGGGAAATTCAGACCCGGGAATATGGCGAAGGGCTGGACGGGATCTTGCGCAATCGGGTCGGGTCCCTTACGGGCATCCTGAATGGCGCCGACTATGCGCTTTGGGACCCGGCCACGGATCCCTACCTTCCCGCCAATTATGATCGCGGCGATCTGAGCGGCAAAGCGCTTTGCAAGGCCTTTATCCAGCGAGAATTCGGGTTGCCGGAGGCGGATGTGCCGCTCTTTGGCATTGTCAGCCGCCTGGCCTGGCAGAAGGGCATCGACCTGCTGGTGGAGGCGATCCGGGCCTTGCCCGAAGGGGCGGCTCAGGTGATCGTGCTGGGTTCCGGCGACCCCTGGCTCCAGCACCAGTTGAAAGAGCTGGAGGCGCAACGACCAGCCGATGTGCGTGTTCGACTCGATTTCAACGTGCCCATCGCCCACCAGATGCAAGCCGGGATGGACTTCTTTCTGATGCCTTCCCGCTATGAGCCGTGCGGCTTGAGCCAGTTTTACAGCTATGCCTATGGCGTGATCCCCATCGTACGCCGGAGCGGTGGTCTGGCCGATACCGTATGGGATCTGAACCCGCTTAACGAGCAGCGGGGCGTGGCGACTGGCCTTTCCTTTGTACCGCTGACCTCCCATTCCCTCGCGCTTCGCATGCGGCAGGCGATCACGCTCTATGGTGATCGCGAGCGCTTCACCGCGCTTCGTGACCGGGGTATGGCCCAGGATTTCTCCTGGTCGCGTTCCTGCAGCGAGTACGTGGCGCTCTACAGAAAATGTCTGGAGGCGGCCTGA
- a CDS encoding gamma-glutamylcyclotransferase, with translation MNEREITIRFFFYGTLMRGECRHDLVAPWLVHAEPARVWGRLFQLEAGYPALEVPEESVLATGTEDALLDVTTAQWRTTHPLRMRSGDWGWVHGEIAVLRDPTACVPPLDEYEDVRSGEACLYQRVLIPAASERDTLPAWTYIRTTGEGGHRISSGVWTP, from the coding sequence ATGAACGAACGCGAAATAACGATTCGGTTTTTCTTTTACGGCACCCTGATGCGCGGCGAATGCCGCCATGACCTCGTGGCGCCCTGGCTGGTGCATGCCGAACCCGCACGGGTCTGGGGACGGCTCTTCCAGCTTGAAGCGGGCTATCCCGCGCTGGAGGTGCCCGAAGAAAGCGTCCTGGCGACGGGCACGGAGGATGCCCTGCTCGACGTCACCACGGCGCAGTGGCGCACCACCCACCCACTCCGCATGCGATCCGGCGACTGGGGCTGGGTGCACGGCGAGATCGCGGTTTTGCGCGATCCGACCGCCTGCGTTCCGCCGCTGGACGAGTATGAAGACGTGCGCTCGGGCGAGGCGTGCCTCTACCAGCGCGTGCTGATCCCCGCCGCATCCGAACGGGACACCCTCCCCGCGTGGACCTATATCCGAACGACCGGAGAGGGCGGCCACCGCATTTCCAGTGGCGTCTGGACGCCGTAG
- a CDS encoding protein kinase, translated as MGILDSYWNGVLNVPLGWVVQYLGIDMFGWKEIAFKIACTIGILIFFYEIYLRFKEYRRRSSYNRELKAYGKLGGSGLSGEEHKAVKENPEGIIGRLKKEGSHEKLGEVYAALGRHKEAAKSWKRGGRKKEAAAEWVKAGYPQKAARLLYSAGEYEAAGKLYMEKKSYRSAAKSFKLAKSFARAADSFHLAGRYTDSLAAFEAYFATPGSEDAAAQMAGADACAQFLQDPKVQAALPNEKLRMLCVHCGRRMQSVKRPEVAAKLFQQAGELVMAGEAYLLAGQLEAAARCMNQAGETKRASEIGGRYYESLGKWKEAGMAYEGGGDFRKAGDCFAKVNEPLRAATNYERAQEFYRAGLAMVHAKNWEDAVRLLQKLPENHPNFAESRALLGRAFYELKAFAQSAATLENHLMGERVRKDNIDYFWMLALAYEQLGKLKESEETLLKIRSVDLSFRDVSQRLSNVQSRISMHGGDVRRDVSSMPTMATPAPPRDGKSPVMSMVEKGLHNRYDLERELGRGGMGVVYKARDTQLDRPVALKFLGSLVDGSEEFRQRFQREARAAAQVSHQNILSIYDIGVEQGNTYIAMEYVEGPNLNQYLGQKGKLPVREAVNLIGQACSALEAIHQAGIVHRDIKPDNILIAKGGLVKLMDFGLAKGYGQRLTGSHVIMGTPCYMSPEQARGGDVGPKSDIYAIGLVLYELLTGKTVFSDGNVLERQILEMPPRPSEVVEGVPELLDNIIMKAIAKDPAERFDSAGQLLQYLRMVDKQ; from the coding sequence ATGGGTATTCTGGACAGCTATTGGAACGGGGTGCTCAATGTACCCCTCGGTTGGGTGGTGCAGTACCTGGGCATCGATATGTTCGGCTGGAAGGAAATCGCCTTCAAGATCGCCTGCACCATCGGCATTCTCATCTTCTTTTATGAGATCTACCTCCGCTTCAAGGAATATCGCCGCCGCAGCAGTTACAACCGGGAGCTGAAGGCCTACGGGAAGCTCGGCGGCAGTGGCCTCTCGGGAGAAGAGCACAAGGCGGTCAAGGAGAACCCCGAGGGCATTATCGGGAGACTCAAGAAGGAGGGCAGCCACGAAAAGCTTGGCGAGGTCTACGCCGCCCTGGGACGCCACAAGGAAGCGGCCAAGTCCTGGAAACGGGGCGGTCGAAAAAAAGAGGCCGCTGCGGAATGGGTCAAAGCGGGATACCCCCAGAAGGCTGCGCGCCTCCTCTATAGCGCCGGTGAATATGAGGCCGCCGGCAAACTGTATATGGAAAAGAAGAGCTACCGCTCCGCCGCAAAGTCCTTCAAACTGGCCAAATCCTTCGCCCGGGCCGCGGACAGCTTTCATCTGGCCGGGCGTTATACGGACAGTCTCGCTGCCTTTGAGGCCTACTTCGCCACGCCCGGCTCCGAGGACGCCGCCGCGCAAATGGCTGGCGCGGACGCGTGTGCCCAGTTTCTGCAGGACCCGAAGGTTCAGGCGGCGCTGCCAAACGAAAAACTCCGGATGCTTTGTGTCCACTGCGGACGCAGGATGCAGAGCGTCAAGCGCCCGGAAGTTGCCGCAAAACTCTTCCAGCAGGCCGGCGAACTGGTGATGGCGGGCGAGGCCTACCTGCTCGCGGGCCAACTGGAGGCCGCCGCGCGCTGCATGAATCAGGCGGGCGAAACCAAGCGCGCCTCGGAAATCGGCGGGCGCTATTATGAAAGTCTGGGCAAGTGGAAAGAAGCCGGCATGGCCTATGAGGGCGGCGGGGACTTCCGCAAAGCGGGTGATTGCTTTGCCAAGGTCAATGAACCCCTCCGGGCCGCCACCAACTACGAGCGGGCTCAGGAATTCTATCGCGCCGGCCTGGCCATGGTTCACGCGAAAAACTGGGAAGACGCCGTGCGCCTGCTTCAAAAGCTCCCGGAAAACCATCCCAATTTTGCCGAATCCCGCGCCTTGCTGGGACGCGCCTTCTATGAATTGAAGGCCTTCGCTCAGTCCGCCGCGACCCTTGAAAACCACCTCATGGGCGAGCGGGTGCGCAAGGACAATATCGACTACTTCTGGATGCTGGCCCTGGCCTATGAGCAACTCGGAAAACTGAAGGAATCGGAAGAAACGCTGCTGAAAATTCGTAGTGTCGACCTGAGTTTCCGCGACGTGAGCCAGCGTCTCTCCAACGTCCAGTCCCGAATTTCCATGCACGGGGGCGACGTGCGCCGCGATGTCTCTTCCATGCCGACCATGGCTACGCCGGCGCCCCCGCGGGACGGTAAGTCGCCCGTGATGAGCATGGTCGAGAAGGGTCTCCACAATCGCTACGACCTGGAGCGTGAACTGGGCCGGGGCGGCATGGGCGTGGTCTATAAAGCGCGCGACACCCAACTGGATCGTCCCGTAGCGCTGAAATTCCTCGGTTCACTGGTGGACGGCTCGGAAGAATTCCGCCAGCGCTTTCAGCGCGAAGCACGGGCGGCGGCCCAGGTGTCCCACCAGAATATCTTGAGCATCTACGACATAGGCGTCGAGCAGGGCAACACCTATATCGCCATGGAGTACGTTGAGGGCCCCAACCTGAACCAGTACCTCGGCCAGAAGGGCAAACTGCCGGTGCGTGAGGCCGTCAACCTGATCGGCCAGGCCTGTTCCGCCCTGGAAGCCATCCACCAGGCGGGTATCGTCCACCGGGACATCAAGCCCGACAACATTCTCATCGCCAAGGGGGGACTGGTCAAACTGATGGACTTTGGCCTGGCCAAGGGCTACGGACAGCGACTGACCGGCAGCCATGTGATTATGGGTACGCCCTGCTACATGTCGCCGGAGCAGGCCCGTGGCGGTGATGTGGGGCCGAAATCGGACATCTACGCCATTGGCCTCGTGCTCTACGAACTGCTCACCGGAAAAACCGTATTCAGCGATGGCAATGTGTTGGAACGCCAGATCCTCGAAATGCCGCCTCGGCCCAGTGAAGTCGTGGAGGGTGTTCCCGAATTGCTGGACAACATCATCATGAAGGCCATCGCCAAAGATCCGGCGGAGCGCTTTGATTCGGCGGGCCAACTCCTCCAGTACCTGCGGATGGTGGACAAGCAATAG